A stretch of DNA from Oryzomonas sagensis:
GCAGGACCTCGGCGGTGATCTTCAGGCTGCTCTCCACGAACATGTCGAGGGTATGGGAAACGACCCCTTCGGTGGAATTTTCCACCGGCACCATGCCGTACAACGCCTTGCCCTTCTCCACCTCCTCGAAGACCGATGGGATCGACTTGAGCGGCACCAGTTCCGCGGACAGCCCGAACTGCTGCATGGTAGCCAGGTGGCTGAAGGTCGCTTTGGGGCCCAGAAAGGCCACTTTCATGGGGGATTCCAGGGCCAGGCAGGCCGATATGATTTCACGGTAGATACTGCGCAGGGCATCGTTGGGAAAGGGCCCGGGGTTGCGACTCAGCAGGCGTTCATAAATCTGACGTTCGCGACCGGGAACATGGAACTCCATATTGCTGCCGGACTTGAGCTTACCGACCTCGACCACCACCCGTGCGCGCTCGTTGAGAAGCTCGACAATCCGATTGTCGATCGTGTCGATGCTGGTGCGAAGCTGTTCGATTGTGGGGGCATCCTGTTGCAATGAGACCACCTGACAAAATACGGAATTTCCCAATAAAAAGAGAGTTAATTTACTGCATAGCCGTTTTAAATGCAACCACAATTAAGTATACGGAACAACCGCCTGGAAGCAAGGCACCGCACGAAACAGGTTTCGCACCGGTTTATCCCCCTACCCGGAGAGCCGCCCCGAAGCGCGCCATCCATGCGTCAAAAATTTGAAGCTTGTCTTTTCCAAAACCGGAAAGCTTTTCACGAACCCGCTCGGGCGGCGCTCTGTGGGACAACCTGTCCGGTTTTTTGGAGAAAAACAGGTCGGCAAAACAGATAATCTCTTCTGCCGTCGTTCTGGGAGCCATATCCCGAGGGGGAAGCGGCAGCTGTTGGTCAGCGATATCCTTGATCGTCAAGCCGACGCCGATGTGGCGTTCGCACACCAGGGCGTGCTGCGGCAAGCCTTCGCGCTCAAGAATCTCCCGCCCCAGAATGCCATGCATGATGTAGGGATGGGTGCCCAGAGCGCCGATTCCAGGGGCAGAAACCCTGCATACGCCAATGTCGTGCAGCATGGCCGCTTCCTGTATGAAGGTGCATTCCTCAGGGGAAAGAGCGGCCACATGGCCGACAGCCAGGGCAAGTTCCGCCACTACCCTCCCATGGGTGGCCACGATCTCCAACCCGGCACCCTCAAAGTACCTGCCCAGCATTGCCATCACATCCACCATCGGTACGCTCACCGCCAAAAGTCAAGTTTTAGACACATATTCATACCCCTAACAGGCCCAATCGAGTCAATATTTTGTTACGACAATGCAATATACTGTTTCTATTGCATTATTTTTTTAGGCATGCCTTATGCTTATACTAAGAAGACTTTAAGCAACGCAGGCACGACCAGTTGTCAAACGAACAGGAGCGGTTACCCGTGTACGCCAAATTCCCCTTTTATTCCATAGCGCAAATGTATGCCATCAGCATTGAAGAGCCGGTCGCCATCCTTCTGGGGCAGGACAACCTCTATTGGGTCGTCGATCAAGTCTGCGCATCCGACTATCTTAACGACGGGTGTTCCCTGCTCAGCGCTGCCGATTGAGACGCCCGCCGTTTCAAACCGATCACCCGTCGAACGAAACGCCTGCCTCACCTTTTATACCTCAACCCCTTTCCAAATAAAAGGGTTCACAGCTCCTGTCCCTTCTCCGCTTCACGGCAAACCGATCCCCGTTCCGCCCATATTCGACAAAATATTGACCTGCATCATTACTTTCCCCGCTTGGGCAAGTTATCCTGCAACCATACTTAAGGAGGCGAGGAGGTTGACCATGGAACTCAGAAGCGGTCTAGGCGACAAGGCCATCCAGGACGTAATCCAGACCCACCCGGAGATCGGCGGAATTCTCAAGCACTATGATATCGGCTGCGTTACCTGCACGGTGGGTGTCTGTCTCTTAAAGGACGTCGTCGCCATCCACGGCCTGACAAAGGACGACGAGGCGGCAATCCAACATAAAATCAACAGTTACCTTACGGCAAAAGGAGAATGATCATGACACACCCCGGATGCGGCTGCCCCGGCAGCATGGCGCGTACCATCGAACAACCGGAACCAGATGAAGGTAGTACGGTCAGAGTTCGTTCCGAGCTGCGACAGTGGCCGGTGCAACTCCATCTGATACCATCAACGGCATCCTACCTCCAGGACGCGGACCTCCTGATCAGCGCCGACTGTGTGGCCTATGCCATGGGTGGCATGCACCAGGACCTGCTGAAGGGAAAAGCCCTGGCCATCGCCTGCCCCAAACTGGACGACACCACCCCCTATGTGGAAAAGCTGGCCGGCATCTTCAGCACCAACGCCATCAAAAGCATCACCGTGGCCATTATGGAAGTGCCCTGCTGCCGCGGTCTGGATATCCTGGTCAGGGAGGCACTGGCCCGGAGCGGGCAGGAGATCCCCCTTGAGTGTGTGGTAATCGGCATCAACGGAGAACGGAGGAATTGATGGCAGCCGAGATTACCCAAGCGCTGGTCAACGAACATCGCCTGATTCTGAGGATGGTGGCCCTGCTGGAGCGCAATGCCCGCCGGACCGCCGCAGGAATGTACGACGGATGGCAATTTTACCTGGACGGCGTGGACTTTATCCGTAATTACGCCGACCGTTTCCACCACGCGAAAGAAGAGGATGTTCTCTTTGCGGCACTGTTTGAAAACGGCATGCCCCGAGAGCACAGTCCGGTGGCCGCCATGCTGCTGGAGCATGACCAGGGAAGACAGTATGTGGGGGCCATGGAGACAGCGGCCAAAGAGGCCACGGCGGGCAACGGCGGCGGCGCCGAGCTCGTCGCGGGCAATGCCCTGGCCTACGCCGAACTGCTGCGCGCCCATATCGCGAAAGAGGACGGAATACTCTACCCCCTTGCCGAACGGCTCATACCTGCTAGACTGAAAAGCGAAATCACCGCGGGCTACGCAGCGGCAGAAGCGGGAAAACCGGCCGGTTTCGCAGCCCGTTATGAGGCGCTCGTAACGAAATACGAACGAGAGGTTGAGGGCATATGGATACCGAACGACTCTGCAGCACCATCATTGAAAATGCCAATGACGCCGTGATGTTTTCCGACAGCGAGGGGATTATCCAACTCTGGAACAGCGGCGCGGAGCGAATGTTCGGCTATCGTAGCGAAGAGGCGCGGGGCAAATCCCTGGACCTGATCATTCCCGAGAACCTGCGTCAACGGCACTGGGACGGCTACTTTCGGGTCATGGCAAGCGGTACGAGCCGCTACAGCGTCGAAATGCTCTCCGCACCCGCCCTGCGCAAGGACGGCAGCCGCATCTCCACCGAATTTTCCATGGTCGTGGTCACGGATACGGCCGGGCGGGTTCAGGGTGTTGCCGCGATCATCCGCGACGTGACGGCACGATGGCAACGGGAGCGGGAGCAGAGGGAACGCATCAGGGAGTTGGAGTTGTTGCAGAAAAACGTGCCCCAAGGGTAAGGGGAAACAGGCCTGTCAGGTTTCTTTGCGGCCCTGCAGCCTGGCTTCGCAGTCAGGGCAGATGCCGTAGCTGAACATGGCGCCTGAGTGTTTGCTGATATAGGTTTCCAGCTGGTTCCAGTACCCCTTGTCGTCACGGATCTTCTTGCAGGAGTCGCAGATGGGCAGCAAGCCGCTCAATATCCTGACATCGCACAGCGCACCCTGAAGATCCCCGATGAGCCCTTCACGCTCTTTTTCAGTCTTCTTCCGGTCGCTGATATCCTCGATCTGAACGATGAAATACTCCGGAACGCCTTCGTCGCCCTTGAGGACAGAGGCGGTCAGTTGCCCCCAGACCAACTCGCGCCCCTTGGTTATGTACCGTTTTTCCACGGTATAGGCGGAAACCTCACCATCCAGCAGCCGCTCCACATGGGGAATATCCAGGCTCAGGTCGTCCGGGTGGGTTACCTCCGCGAAGGTCAAACCTTGAAGCGCCTCTTTTTCATATCCGAGGATGGCGCACAGGGCGCGGTTCACCAGGAGAAACGTACCGTTGAGAGAGACGAGTGCCATCCCGATGGGAGCGTTTTCCAAAGCGCTGCGGAATCGGGCCTCGCTTTCCCGCACGGCCTTCTCCCGGGCGGAAAGCTGATCGGCCATCTGGTCGAAGGTCTGGGCCAAATCCCCCAGTTCCCCCCCCTGCAGGCAAGCGGAAACCCGCGTGTGAAGATTTCCTGCCGCCAGCCGGTGGGAAGCCTCCTGCAACGCGGTGATCCTGTTGACAAAACAGTGCTTGCCGATAAACAGGGCCAGGAAAATGGCGGTGAGCAGGAGCAGCGACAGGAACACCATATTGTAAAACTGCTTTTCCGCCGTTTTACTCAGGGCCGCCTGGAGAGGAATACCGGCACGGACGTACAGGTAAGGGAACGTTTCATTGCGTAACCGCAATTTGGTGTACGAAATGATCCGCCGGTCGCCGGACACCCCCACATCAATAAACGAGTTCTCCTCAGGACCGTTCACCATGCTCATGAAGATTCCGTCGTTGACCTTTTTACCGACAAACCCCTCGGGATTCAGATTTCTGTCTATTATCACCCCGTTATAGTCGATGATATTGAAGGTCGTCCCCCGGGGCAAGCCGGCTTGGTTAAACAGGACATTGTAATGGTCAAAGTTGAAATTGACCGCAATAACGGCCCTAACCCCACCCTTCTCATCAATAACCGGGTATCCGAAACCGATGGTCGGTTTCGTGGAAATCTGGCCGATGACATATTCGCCGGAAGAAAACTGCCTGGTTTTGACGGCATTCCGGAAGGTACGTTTATCGCGCAGGGAAATCTGCTTGGTAAGAGGCAGAGCCGATGCCCACACATCTCCCGTTGTCGGGTCGGCGATCACAATATTGGCATACTGGGGATTCAGGGCGAGAACACTCGCCAGAATACCGTTGACGGCCGTCGTCTTATGTTCCCTGACCTGGGGCAATTGCCCCAGCACGGTCACCAGCTGGTGTGCGGCCGCAGTAAGATTTCTCTGTTCGGAGGCAATGTTGTAGGCCAGTTTCCTGGTCTCGACTATGCCCTCCTGCAGCGCATCATGGTGCTGGTCCAGACCAAAATGGACGATCAACCCCACGGCCGGCAGGGCAAGCAGCAGGGTCAGCAGGAGCAGGAGTTTCCGTAACGAAAGGGAGGAGAAGTGATCGAGCAGGCTTTGTATCATGAACGCGTCCTCGAGAGGCTGTCGGGCAGGCGCTTGCAAGATGACTTGGTTCCGTGAGGCCGGGGCGACAATCGCCACCTCGGGGCATGTTCCCATGTACCTCGAACGCGGCACGACATGGCCGCCGCCAAATTACATGCACTCAAAAACTTGCAAAAGCCGGGCCTCAAATCGGATCGGGGAGGAGGTCGGTGGCCTATTCGTAAATTTTCCCCACAAGAAGCGACAAAGCCGCGACCCCTCAGGGGAGCCGGAACAGTGCTTGTGCACCGCTTAGCCGGGCGAAGAGGGGGTCGTGCCAAAGGTGGGCCGGAAAACGATCAGGGGGATACGCTATCAGGGAATCCCCAGCGTCACGGCGGTTTTTCCGGCAAATCTTAGTTACATTCCGCCAAATAGCTGGGTTTCTCCCGGCGAAAACATCTTGTCCAGGGAAAGAAGCACGAGCAGACGGTCCGTTCGGTTGATCACGCCCGTGATGCACTCCTGATCTATACCGCCCGACACCACCGGCGGGGGAGGCTGTATTTCGCTATCGGAGATGCGGATGACCTCCGATACGGCATCGACGATAAATCCCGTTAAATTCCCGTCCACATCCACGACAATGATGCGGGTCTGGCTGTTGTTCGCCACTTCGGGCAAACCGAATTTACGACGCATGGAGATAATGGGAATCACCCGCCCGCGAAGGTTGATAATGCCCTCGACATAGTGCGGGGTGTTGGGCATGTGGGTAATGGCGGTCATGCGGATGATTTCGCGGACCTTCAGGACCTCTATGCCGAACTCTTCGTCCCCCAGGCTAAAGCTGA
This window harbors:
- a CDS encoding iron-sulfur cluster-binding oxidoreductase, coding for MTHPGCGCPGSMARTIEQPEPDEGSTVRVRSELRQWPVQLHLIPSTASYLQDADLLISADCVAYAMGGMHQDLLKGKALAIACPKLDDTTPYVEKLAGIFSTNAIKSITVAIMEVPCCRGLDILVREALARSGQEIPLECVVIGINGERRN
- a CDS encoding PAS domain S-box protein; the encoded protein is MIQSLLDHFSSLSLRKLLLLLTLLLALPAVGLIVHFGLDQHHDALQEGIVETRKLAYNIASEQRNLTAAAHQLVTVLGQLPQVREHKTTAVNGILASVLALNPQYANIVIADPTTGDVWASALPLTKQISLRDKRTFRNAVKTRQFSSGEYVIGQISTKPTIGFGYPVIDEKGGVRAVIAVNFNFDHYNVLFNQAGLPRGTTFNIIDYNGVIIDRNLNPEGFVGKKVNDGIFMSMVNGPEENSFIDVGVSGDRRIISYTKLRLRNETFPYLYVRAGIPLQAALSKTAEKQFYNMVFLSLLLLTAIFLALFIGKHCFVNRITALQEASHRLAAGNLHTRVSACLQGGELGDLAQTFDQMADQLSAREKAVRESEARFRSALENAPIGMALVSLNGTFLLVNRALCAILGYEKEALQGLTFAEVTHPDDLSLDIPHVERLLDGEVSAYTVEKRYITKGRELVWGQLTASVLKGDEGVPEYFIVQIEDISDRKKTEKEREGLIGDLQGALCDVRILSGLLPICDSCKKIRDDKGYWNQLETYISKHSGAMFSYGICPDCEARLQGRKET
- a CDS encoding PAS domain-containing protein; the encoded protein is MDTERLCSTIIENANDAVMFSDSEGIIQLWNSGAERMFGYRSEEARGKSLDLIIPENLRQRHWDGYFRVMASGTSRYSVEMLSAPALRKDGSRISTEFSMVVVTDTAGRVQGVAAIIRDVTARWQREREQRERIRELELLQKNVPQG
- a CDS encoding HD domain-containing protein → MAMLGRYFEGAGLEIVATHGRVVAELALAVGHVAALSPEECTFIQEAAMLHDIGVCRVSAPGIGALGTHPYIMHGILGREILEREGLPQHALVCERHIGVGLTIKDIADQQLPLPPRDMAPRTTAEEIICFADLFFSKKPDRLSHRAPPERVREKLSGFGKDKLQIFDAWMARFGAALRVGG
- a CDS encoding chemotaxis protein CheW; its protein translation is MSNELMVKSDESKGELNQLVSFSLGDEEFGIEVLKVREIIRMTAITHMPNTPHYVEGIINLRGRVIPIISMRRKFGLPEVANNSQTRIIVVDVDGNLTGFIVDAVSEVIRISDSEIQPPPPVVSGGIDQECITGVINRTDRLLVLLSLDKMFSPGETQLFGGM
- a CDS encoding hemerythrin domain-containing protein — encoded protein: MAAEITQALVNEHRLILRMVALLERNARRTAAGMYDGWQFYLDGVDFIRNYADRFHHAKEEDVLFAALFENGMPREHSPVAAMLLEHDQGRQYVGAMETAAKEATAGNGGGAELVAGNALAYAELLRAHIAKEDGILYPLAERLIPARLKSEITAGYAAAEAGKPAGFAARYEALVTKYEREVEGIWIPNDSAAPSLKMPMTP